A single Musa acuminata AAA Group cultivar baxijiao chromosome BXJ2-1, Cavendish_Baxijiao_AAA, whole genome shotgun sequence DNA region contains:
- the LOC103987388 gene encoding NADH dehydrogenase [ubiquinone] flavoprotein 1, mitochondrial, whose protein sequence is MVLFKASRRVVSTSLSAIKSGSVPLKNLSSIYRAGLVRHSSGWRLFSACRSFSTQTATTGSTPQPPPPPPPPEKTHFGGLKDEDRIFTNLYGLHDPLLKGAMKRGDWYRTKDLVVKGSDWIVNEMKKSGLRGRGGAGFPSGLKWSFMPKVSDGRPSYLVVNADESEPGTCKDREIMRHDPHKLLEGCLIAGVGMRATAAYIYIRGEYVNERLTLEKARKEAYQAGLLGKNACGSGYDFDVHIHFGAGAYICGEETALLESLEGKQGKPRLKPPFPANAGLYGCPTTVTNVETVAVSPTILRRGPEWFASFGRKNNSGTKLFCVSGHVNKPCTVEEEMSIPLKELIERHCGGVRGGWDNLLAVIPGGSSVPLLPKHICDDVIMDYDALKAVQSGLGTAAVIVMDKSTDVVDAIARLSYFYKHESCGQCTPCREGTGWLWMIMERLKVGNAKLEEIDMLQEVTKQIEGHTICALGDAAAWPVQGLIRHFRPELERRIRERAERELLEAAAA, encoded by the exons ATGGTTCTTTTCAAGGCCAGCCGGCGCGTTGTGTCGACAAGTTTGTCGGCAATCAAAAGTGGatct GTACCTCTCAAGAACCTTTCTTCGATCTATAGGGCTGGACTGGTTCGCCATTCCAGTGGCTGGAGATTATTTTCTGCTTGTAGGTCATTCAGCACCCAGACTGCTACAACAGGAAGTACCCCTcagcctccacctccacctccacctccagaaAAGACTCATTTTGGTGGTCTAAAGGATGAAGATCGCATTTTCACGAACCTATATGGCTTGCATGATCCTCTTCTAAAAGGTGCTATGAAACGGGGTGACTGGTACAGAACCAAGGACTTGGTAGTTAAGGGTAGTGACTGGATTGTCAATGAAATGAAGAAGTCTGGTCTGAGAGGCCGTGGAGGAGCTGGTTTTCCATCTGGTCTGAAGTGGTCTTTCATGCCCAAGGTATCTGATGGCCGCCCTTCTTATCTTGTTGTCAATGCTGATGAAAGTGAACCTGGCACATGTAAAGACAGAGAAATCATGCGTCATGATCCTCATAAACTTCTGGAAGGGTGCCTGATTGCTGGAGTTGGTATGAGGGCAACAGCTGCATACATCTACATAAGAGGAGAATATGTAAATGAACGATTGACACTTGAGAAGGCGAGAAAGGAAGCATATCAAGCTGGATTATTGGGGAAGAATGCTTGTGGATCAGGTTATGATTTTGATGTTCATATACACTTTGGTGCTGGAGCTTACATCTGTGGTGAAGAGACAGCATTATTGGAGAGCCTTGAAGGCAAACAAGGGAAACCAAGATTAAAGCCTCCTTTCCCAGCAAATGCAGGACTATATGGCTGTCCGACTACTGTAACAAATGTGGAGACTGTGGCTGTATCTCCCACAATTTTGCGGCGAGGACCTGAATGGTTTGCAAGCTTTGGCCGGAAAAATAATTCTGGCACAAAACTGTTCTGTGTATCTGGTCATGTGAACAAGCCTTGCACGGTGGAAGAGGAGATGAGTATCCCACTGAAGGAATTGATAGAGAGGCATTGTGGTGGCGTTCGAGGAGGCTGGGACAACCTGTTGGCAGTTATCCCGGGAGGTTCTTCTGTTCCCCTCCTTCCCAAGCACATATGTGATGATGTCATTATGGATTACGATGCTCTTAAAGCTGTTCAGTCTGGACTGGGTACTGCAGCGGTGATTGTTATGGACAAATCCACTGATGTCGTGGATGCAATAGCAAGACTGTCTTACTTCTACAAGCACGAGAGTTGCGGTCAGTGCACACCCTGCAGGGAGGGAACCGGATGGCTGTGGATGATTATGGAGAGGTTGAAGGTGGGGAATGCCAAGCTGGAGGAGATTGATATGCTTCAGGAAGTCACCAAGCAGATCGAAGGGCACACTATATGCGCTCTGGGTGATGCTGCTGCATGGCCGGTACAGGGACTTATCAGGCATTTTAGGCCAGAACTAGAAAGGAGAATCAGGGAGAGGGCCGAGAGAGAGCTCTTGGAGGCTGCAGCTGCTTAA